A genomic window from Punica granatum isolate Tunisia-2019 chromosome 2, ASM765513v2, whole genome shotgun sequence includes:
- the LOC116194666 gene encoding PLASMODESMATA CALLOSE-BINDING PROTEIN 3-like isoform X2 has translation MAPRRRARPQKFPSVLLLLLLLVLAAAAATEVRGASWCVARSDATQQALQQALDYACTSGADCSPIQSSGLCFLPNTMQGHASYAFNSYYQRKAMAPGSCDFAGTATVAASDPSYGSCVYPSSLRSSVVE, from the exons ATGGCTCCACGCCGCCGCGCCAGGCCGCAGAAGTTTCCCAGCGTTCTTCTTCTGTTGCTGCTCCTGGTCCTTGCCGCCGCCGCTGCCACCGAGGTGCGAGGCGCATCGTGGTGCGTGGCCAGGAGTGATGCTACCCAGCAGGCGCTGCAGCAGGCACTCGACTACGCCTGCACCTCCGGGGCAGACTGCTCCCCGATTCAGTCCTCCGGGCTGTGCTTCCTCCCGAACACGATGCAGGGGCACGCCTCATATGCCTTTAACAGCTACTACCAGCGCAAGGCCATGGCACCCGGCAGCTGCGACTTCGCTGGCACAGCCACCGTGGCCGCCTCTGATCCCA GTTATGGTTCTTGCGTGTACCCGTCGTCTCTAAG GTCAAGTGTTGTCGAGTAA
- the LOC116194666 gene encoding PLASMODESMATA CALLOSE-BINDING PROTEIN 3-like isoform X1, with protein sequence MAPRRRARPQKFPSVLLLLLLLVLAAAAATEVRGASWCVARSDATQQALQQALDYACTSGADCSPIQSSGLCFLPNTMQGHASYAFNSYYQRKAMAPGSCDFAGTATVAASDPSYGSCVYPSSLSAAGGSSSTGTGTGTGTGTGTGSPSVPSTTTSTPTTNFPTVPTGSTLTPPTSTTYGGVPYSGSTLSSRFLALTILAVTMSLAAVL encoded by the exons ATGGCTCCACGCCGCCGCGCCAGGCCGCAGAAGTTTCCCAGCGTTCTTCTTCTGTTGCTGCTCCTGGTCCTTGCCGCCGCCGCTGCCACCGAGGTGCGAGGCGCATCGTGGTGCGTGGCCAGGAGTGATGCTACCCAGCAGGCGCTGCAGCAGGCACTCGACTACGCCTGCACCTCCGGGGCAGACTGCTCCCCGATTCAGTCCTCCGGGCTGTGCTTCCTCCCGAACACGATGCAGGGGCACGCCTCATATGCCTTTAACAGCTACTACCAGCGCAAGGCCATGGCACCCGGCAGCTGCGACTTCGCTGGCACAGCCACCGTGGCCGCCTCTGATCCCA GTTATGGTTCTTGCGTGTACCCGTCGTCTCTAAG TGCAGCGGGAGGGAGCTCATCTACTGGGACAGGAACCGGGACTGGGACGGGGACCGGAACTGGGAGTCCATCGGTTCCAAGCACAACTACATCCACACCGACCACCAACTTCCCAACCGTCCCAACGGGATCCACTCTGACTCCTCCAACTTCAACAACCTACGGGGGAGTGCCATACTCGGGATCAAccttgtcaagcagattcttGGCGTTGACGATATTAGCGGTTACTATGTCCCTTGCGGCAGTGCTCTAA
- the LOC116193770 gene encoding pentatricopeptide repeat-containing protein At1g04840 — translation NGAYIHQCVIRRARNGISRAVSNALLDMYAKCGDIGSASQSFTEISERDLLTWSIMIWGWTFHGSLENALECFEQMKSTGIKPDGAVFLAMLAAFSHSGQVDSGLELFNSMQHEYFIKPTLKHYTLVVDLYGRAGKLDPALRFLESMPISPDFMVWGALFCACRARKNIQMAELVSKKLVELEHKHPGKYIFLSNVYACVGRWKNVDRVRAHMQNLKIEKDPGWSYIEVNGQIHSFVAGDRAHENVEEIYSKLEEIVSGAKEHGYMPETESVLHNIEEEEKEEHLGSHSEKWALAFGLIRTPPGMLIRIMKNLRICSDSRSIVKHASKVSKREIMVRDVRRFHHFKDGCCPCRDHW, via the exons AATGGAGCTTATATCCATCAATGTGTCATAAGGAGAGCCCGTAATGGGATCAGTAGGGCTGTCAGCAATGCTCTTTTGGACATGTATGCAAAGTGTGGTGATATCGGGTCTGCAAGTCAGTCATTTACCGAGATTAGTGAAAGGGACCTTCTGACTTGGAGCATCATGATATGGGGTTGGACTTTCCATGGATCCTTGGAAAATGCCCTTGAGTGCTTTGAACAGATGAAGTCTACAG GAATAAAACCAGATGGAGCTGTCTTCCTTGCCATGCTTGCAGCATTCTCTCACTCGGGACAGGTGGACTCTGGATTGGAACTATTCAATAGCATGCAGCACGAATACTTTATCAAGCCAACATTGAAACATTACACATTAGTCGTGGATCTGTATGGGAGAGCAGGAAAGTTAGATCCCGCTCTACGTTTCTTAGAGTCCATGCCTATAAGTCCAGACTTCATGGTCTGGGGAGCACTCTTTTGTGCCTGCAGGGCCCGCAAGAATATTCAAATGGCTGAGTTGGTCTCCAAGAAGCTCGTGGAGCTTGAGCATAAGCATCCTGGGAAATATATCTTCTTGTCGAATGTCTATGCCTGTGTTGGGAGATGGAAAAATGTGGATAGAGTTCGGGCTCATATGCAGAATCTGAAGATTGAAAAAGACCCCGGTTGGAGTTATATTGAGGTCAATGGTCAAATTCACAGTTTCGTTGCTGGTGATAGGGCTCATGAGAATGTGGAGGAGATATACTCTAAGTTGGAGGAGATAGTAAGTGGTGCGAAAGAACATGGATATATGCCCGAGACAGAGTCGGTGCTTCACAAtattgaggaggaagagaaggaagagCATCTAGGGAGTCATAGTGAGAAATGGGCCCTTGCCTTTGGGCTTATTAGAACTCCTCCCGGAATGTTAATTAGAATAATGAAAAACCTTAGAATCTGCTCAGATTCTCGTTCTATCGTGAAGCATGCGAGTAAAGTGAGTAAAAGGGAGATCATGGTGAGGGATGTAAGGCGCTTTCATCATTTCAAGGATGGGTGTTGCCCTTGCAGAGATCATTGGTAG
- the LOC116194914 gene encoding F-box/kelch-repeat protein At3g06240-like: MKFPDGKVPEIAGSCDGLVCLAIDEHVVVWNPTTRECRQLPSPCSVPYDKYFYGLGYDSTSGDYKVLRGAYFADANDGSAKRIVEIFALRTDAWRKVQDVQMPEGLYSAGAFCNGSVYWLVRRAKGEFEVNAIASFDLTEEKFYEGMIPQPDVDQGMLFEGLRIHRGCLMLYYGHWDFHFQAWTMTEYGGEVIVDYIIQCLDRWFAREHVLTHATVYD, translated from the coding sequence ATGAAGTTTCCCGACGGCAAAGTGCCCGAGATCGCAGGGTCATGCGATGGATTGGTCTGCTTGGCAATTGATGAACATGTAGTCGTGTGGAATCCAACTACCAGGGAGTGCAGGCAGTTGCCAAGTCCTTGTTCGGTTCCCTACGACAAGTACTTCTATGGTCTTGGCTATGATTCTACATCCGGTGACTACAAAGTCCTAAGGGGCGCTTACTTTGCCGATGCCAACGATGGCTCGGCGAAAAGAATAGTGGAGATCTTCGCGCTGAGAACTGATGCTTGGAGAAAAGTCCAGGACGTCCAAATGCCCGAGGGACTGTATAGTGCAGGGGCTTTCTGCAATGGATCGGTCTACTGGCTTGTGAGACGTGCGAAAGGTGAATTTGAAGTGAATGCGATTGCTTCCTTTGATCTCACAGAGGAGAAGTTTTATGAAGGGATGATACCGCAACCCGACGTTGACCAAGGCATGCTGTTCGAGGGACTAAGGATCCACCGTGGATGTCTGATGTTATATTATGGTCACTGGGATTTCCACTTTCAGGCTTGGACTATGACAGAGTACGGGGGTGAAGTCATCGTGGACTATATTATTCAGTGTCTCGACAGATGGTTTGCCCGGGAACATGTTCTCACTCACGCCACTGTCTATGACTAA